In Clostridium ljungdahlii DSM 13528, the genomic window GCTTGCCCTGAAGCTGCAAGAAAAATGTTATTGAATAAAGACGCTATGCAGTTTGATTTTATTGATACTTATGAGTATGGGTGGGATTTCAATTGCATTGTTCATACTAATAAAAATCTGAAGTTCAATGGTGCACTAAAATACTTTTATGAAATAAGAAATTTTATTATAGATGTACTACAGTTAAAAAATTATTCCTTAGATAAGAGATTAACAATTTTATCCATATTTGTATATGATCTTGAAAAACTAATAAAAAGTTTAAGTATTGATGCTATACCGGAACTTTTACAAAATACTGTATCTAAAATTAATAATGGAGAAATAGATGATGCAATTAATTCAATAGGCGTACCATCTCAGGTACAGTTAGCTGATTTAAATGAAATTATTCAATATAATTTTACTTTTGTACGTCAAAAACAATATATGATGTATGTTAGCGAGTTTTTAACAGGAATTTCATATTCAAAGGATGTTCTTTTTGAAGTAATTGAAAAAAATTATATAAATTCGTATGATGAATATTTAAAACCGTTTTTAAATGAATATGGATATATATTAGAAAATTACATGGTAAATAATGCTTTTAAAAATGTAATACCATTTGGAGAAACAATTTCAAATAACGTGTTTGAAGAGTTTTACAACTTTGAATTAAAATATTGTATACTTAAAATGCTTTTAACAGGTATTGGAGCATACAGGAAGGGAATTACTCCTGAACTTGTTATAGACTTAATATCTGTATTCACAATTAGTGTTGATCATTCTAAAGTTTATATGGTAGAAGCATTAAAAAAATTAAAAAATAAAGGTTTACTTAATTTAGAGGGATTAATATATTTGTTAAAATGAGCATGGTAACTGTGGATTGGAAGCAGCAGTATAATTGATCATAGAATGATTTATTAGCGTATTTTTAAAAATAGAGGTGTAGTATGGATTTTGAATCAAAATATTTAAAAAGTGAAGAAGAAAAATTTACAAATAATGCTAAATTATTAAGTAAATATCAAAATATTAAAATAAAGAATATGGACTTAAATCCTCTTACTCATAAAGTGAAAAAAATATCTGATAATTATGTAATACCATTTATTTATAATCAAAACATGTGGAAAGCTATTTGCAAAGAAGATGGATCGGATATAGATGAGTTTGTGGATGAAATTAAGTTAAAATATGTAAATGATGTTATAATTGTTTTTGGATTTGGTATTGGTTATCACATTGATGCGTTACATAAGAAATATCCAAATAATAACATCCTTGTACTTGAAAGTGATTTTCAAATCATAAAAATTGCTGCACTTTATGGTAATTTAGAAAATATATTAAGCAGTGATAAAGTTTCTATTGGTCTATTTAAAAAGGAAGAGGATTTAGATAAAATATTAAGACATTATTTTGGAAATTATAATAGAGTAAATTTTATAGCTTCAGCATTTTCAAATTATAGTGAACTTTATACATATGAATTTGAACAATTAGTTAATTCTCTTAATAAATTAAAAATAGACATTGAAAAAAATAGACAGGAACGAATTAAGTTATCTGAAGATATTTTAAATAGTACTGATTTAATAAGTATAATTAAAAAATTAATAGATGATTCAGAAGCTTTAAATCAATTGAATATTAAAATTAATATGAAAAACATATTAAAAGAAATTAATATTAAAAGTAATCTAATTAAGGAAGGTATAAGTTGTTTAAATAATTTATATAGTTTTTTAATTGGAGATAGAAACATAAA contains:
- the fliB gene encoding flagellin lysine-N-methylase yields the protein MTIYKALIPHYVMEFKCIGSQCERNCCAQGWKTDVDKEHFLKYKKIVNREWKDKFQRYVKRNRQNVEKQFENLFYGKINLDEKGKCSFLSENMLCTIQSEIGPRYLCRTCSIYPREFINVDGVLQCALTTACPEAARKMLLNKDAMQFDFIDTYEYGWDFNCIVHTNKNLKFNGALKYFYEIRNFIIDVLQLKNYSLDKRLTILSIFVYDLEKLIKSLSIDAIPELLQNTVSKINNGEIDDAINSIGVPSQVQLADLNEIIQYNFTFVRQKQYMMYVSEFLTGISYSKDVLFEVIEKNYINSYDEYLKPFLNEYGYILENYMVNNAFKNVIPFGETISNNVFEEFYNFELKYCILKMLLTGIGAYRKGITPELVIDLISVFTISVDHSKVYMVEALKKLKNKGLLNLEGLIYLLK